In Pseudokineococcus lusitanus, one genomic interval encodes:
- a CDS encoding HAD family hydrolase — MTTPADAPPTTVVMDLGNVLVRWDPTRVWNTLDPADVAAFLAAVDFRAWNHAMDAGLTGAEAVARLEATDPAHAAVGRAYVDGFLDTLVGPVPGTRAVVEELAAAGVRLLALTNWSAELFDRAADVLEEVVGLSTFEDVLVSGRERLAKPDPAVFRLLLDRHGLDPAATAFVDDAPANVEAAAGVGLRAVLFTDAGALRRELGRMGLPVAPPVGR, encoded by the coding sequence GTGACCACCCCCGCGGACGCGCCGCCCACCACCGTCGTCATGGACCTCGGGAACGTGCTCGTGCGGTGGGACCCGACCCGGGTGTGGAACACGCTCGACCCGGCCGACGTCGCGGCCTTCCTCGCCGCGGTCGACTTCCGCGCGTGGAACCACGCCATGGACGCCGGCCTCACCGGCGCCGAGGCCGTCGCCCGCCTCGAGGCGACCGACCCCGCGCACGCGGCCGTGGGCCGCGCCTACGTCGACGGCTTCCTCGACACCCTCGTCGGCCCCGTGCCGGGCACCCGCGCCGTCGTCGAGGAGCTCGCCGCCGCGGGCGTCCGGCTCCTGGCCCTCACCAACTGGTCGGCCGAGCTCTTCGACCGGGCGGCCGACGTCCTCGAGGAGGTCGTCGGGCTCTCGACGTTCGAGGACGTCCTCGTCTCCGGCCGCGAGCGCCTGGCCAAGCCCGACCCGGCGGTCTTCCGGCTCCTCCTCGACCGCCACGGCCTCGACCCCGCGGCGACGGCCTTCGTCGACGACGCCCCCGCCAACGTCGAGGCCGCCGCCGGTGTGGGCCTGCGGGCGGTGCTCTTCACGGACGCGGGCGCTCTGCGCCGGGAGCTCGGGCGGATGGGCCTGCCCGTCGCCCCGCCCGTCGGCCGCTAG
- a CDS encoding metal ABC transporter ATP-binding protein encodes MSAPPALEVRGLTVRYGEVSALEDVSLTLGTGRVCGLVGMNGSGKSTLFKTVMGTVRPRSGTVVVAGGSPAAARRRGLVGYVPQSEDVDWTFPLSVREVVETGRYGHLGPTRRLRAADHAAVAEALDRVGLADLAQRQVGRLSGGQRKRAFLARAVAQGAATLLLDEPFAGVDRTSEATITELLRTLAAEGASVLVSTHDLQALPDLADEAVLLMRRVLLHGPSAEVLRPENLALAFGLDPLRRQERP; translated from the coding sequence GTGAGCGCCCCGCCGGCCCTGGAGGTCCGGGGGCTCACCGTCCGCTACGGCGAGGTCAGCGCCCTCGAGGACGTCTCGCTCACCCTGGGGACCGGGCGCGTGTGCGGGCTCGTCGGCATGAACGGCTCGGGCAAGTCGACCCTCTTCAAGACGGTGATGGGGACGGTCCGCCCGCGCTCCGGGACCGTCGTCGTGGCCGGCGGCAGCCCCGCCGCCGCCCGGCGGAGGGGCCTCGTCGGCTACGTGCCGCAGTCCGAGGACGTCGACTGGACCTTCCCGCTGTCGGTGCGGGAGGTCGTCGAGACGGGCCGGTACGGGCACCTCGGCCCCACCCGCCGGCTGCGGGCGGCCGACCACGCCGCCGTCGCCGAGGCCCTCGACCGCGTCGGCCTCGCCGACCTCGCGCAGCGGCAGGTCGGCCGGCTCTCGGGCGGGCAGCGCAAGCGCGCCTTCCTGGCCCGCGCGGTGGCGCAGGGCGCGGCCACGCTGCTGCTCGACGAGCCCTTCGCCGGGGTCGACCGGACGTCCGAGGCCACCATCACCGAGCTGCTGCGGACGCTCGCGGCCGAGGGCGCGAGCGTCCTCGTCTCCACGCACGACCTCCAGGCGCTGCCCGACCTCGCCGACGAGGCCGTCCTCCTCATGCGCCGGGTGCTCCTCCACGGCCCGAGCGCCGAGGTCCTGCGCCCCGAGAACCTCGCCCTCGCCTTCGGGCTCGACCCCCTCCGCCGGCAGGAGCGCCCGTGA
- a CDS encoding metal ABC transporter solute-binding protein, Zn/Mn family, with translation MEGPVRRGRPGARPGARPGARPAAVAAAVAVLAAGCTVPGTTPDDDRPVVLTTFTVLADVTRVVAGDRVRVESLLEPGAEVHGYEPTPGDLRRAGEADLVLDNGLGLEAWFEQFLEDVDAPRVVLSDGVATVDIAADAAAGLPNPHAWMSPVEMRVYVANAAEALTDLDPEGAATFAANAEAYDAELRRLHESTLEQLAAVPTAQRVLVTCEGAFSYLARDVGLEEQYLWPVNAEQQATPRRVAAVTDLVADRGVPAVFCESTVSDEAMQQVAAATGAAFGGTLYVDSLSAPDGPVPTYLELVQHDVDLVVAGLTGDAG, from the coding sequence ATGGAGGGACCCGTCCGTCGCGGACGCCCAGGTGCACGCCCGGGAGCACGCCCAGGAGCACGCCCGGCGGCCGTCGCGGCCGCCGTCGCCGTGCTCGCCGCGGGCTGCACCGTCCCGGGCACGACGCCGGACGACGACCGCCCGGTCGTGCTGACCACCTTCACGGTCCTCGCCGACGTCACCCGGGTCGTGGCGGGCGACCGCGTGCGCGTCGAGTCGCTGCTCGAGCCGGGCGCCGAGGTCCACGGCTACGAGCCGACCCCCGGGGACCTGCGCCGCGCGGGGGAGGCGGACCTCGTCCTCGACAACGGGCTGGGCCTGGAGGCCTGGTTCGAGCAGTTCCTCGAGGACGTCGACGCGCCCCGCGTCGTCCTGTCCGACGGCGTGGCGACGGTCGACATCGCGGCGGACGCCGCGGCGGGACTGCCGAACCCGCACGCGTGGATGAGCCCCGTGGAGATGCGGGTCTACGTCGCCAACGCCGCCGAGGCCCTCACCGACCTCGACCCCGAGGGCGCGGCCACCTTCGCCGCGAACGCCGAGGCCTACGACGCCGAGCTGCGGCGCCTCCACGAGAGCACGCTCGAGCAGCTGGCCGCCGTCCCGACCGCGCAGCGCGTCCTCGTGACGTGCGAGGGGGCCTTCTCCTACCTCGCCCGCGACGTCGGGCTCGAGGAGCAGTACCTCTGGCCGGTCAACGCCGAGCAGCAGGCGACGCCGCGCCGGGTGGCCGCCGTCACCGACCTCGTCGCCGACCGCGGTGTCCCGGCGGTCTTCTGCGAGTCGACCGTCTCGGACGAGGCCATGCAGCAGGTGGCCGCCGCCACCGGCGCCGCCTTCGGCGGGACGCTCTACGTCGACTCGCTCTCGGCGCCCGACGGGCCCGTCCCGACCTACCTCGAGCTCGTGCAGCACGACGTCGACCTCGTCGTCGCCGGGCTCACCGGGGACGCCGGGTGA
- a CDS encoding metal ABC transporter permease, with the protein MTVLDLLLDPLTYGFMARATATVVVAAAVCGLLSCWLVLVGWSLMGDAVSHSVLPGVVLAYAVGAPFAVGASVFGLLCVVLVGLVRDGGRGRVKEDAAIGVVFTTLFALGLVLVSVTPSQVDLGHIVFGNVLGIGTAELAQVLVIGALVALVLLVKRRDLTLYAFDPVHAHAIGLSPRLLGALLLGLLALTAVVALQAVGVVLVVAMLIIPGVTAALLTDRFVRRLVLAPSVAVVCSLVGVYTSYYTDTSTAGAVVLAQGLAFGVVLVVTRLRVARQAGPGRTRRSDRAANDDVAAPAA; encoded by the coding sequence GTGACCGTCCTCGACCTCCTCCTCGACCCGCTGACGTACGGCTTCATGGCCCGGGCGACGGCGACGGTCGTCGTCGCGGCGGCCGTCTGCGGCCTGCTGTCGTGCTGGCTCGTCCTCGTCGGGTGGTCGCTCATGGGCGACGCCGTCTCGCACTCGGTGCTGCCCGGCGTCGTGCTGGCCTACGCCGTCGGCGCCCCGTTCGCGGTGGGGGCCAGCGTGTTCGGGCTGCTCTGCGTGGTCCTCGTCGGGCTCGTGCGCGACGGCGGCCGGGGCCGGGTCAAGGAGGACGCCGCCATCGGCGTCGTCTTCACGACCCTCTTCGCCCTGGGGCTCGTCCTCGTCTCCGTGACGCCGAGCCAGGTCGACCTCGGGCACATCGTCTTCGGCAACGTCCTCGGCATCGGGACGGCCGAGCTGGCGCAGGTGCTCGTCATCGGCGCGCTCGTGGCGCTGGTCCTGCTCGTCAAGCGGCGCGACCTCACCCTCTACGCCTTCGACCCCGTGCACGCGCACGCCATCGGGCTCAGCCCCCGGCTCCTCGGCGCGCTCCTGCTCGGGCTGCTCGCGCTGACGGCCGTCGTGGCGCTGCAGGCGGTCGGCGTCGTGCTCGTCGTCGCCATGCTCATCATCCCCGGGGTGACGGCGGCGCTCCTCACGGACCGGTTCGTCCGGCGGCTGGTCCTCGCCCCGTCGGTGGCCGTCGTCTGCTCGCTGGTCGGCGTCTACACGAGCTACTACACCGACACCTCGACCGCCGGCGCCGTCGTCCTCGCGCAGGGGCTGGCCTTCGGGGTCGTGCTCGTCGTCACCCGGCTGCGGGTCGCGCGGCAGGCCGGCCCGGGCCGGACGCGCCGGTCCGACCGCGCCGCGAACGACGACGTCGCGGCGCCGGCCGCCTGA
- a CDS encoding NADP-dependent oxidoreductase — protein MRAISYDTYAPDGSLDGLHLSDLPEPKVAPGTALVAVRSTSVNPVDWKLVSGALDPVFDTVFPVVPGWDVAGVVVRTGMDTPEWQAGDEVVSYARKDLLHGGTFGELVAVPATSLARKPHGLSWDEAGSLPLAGLTALRSLDLTEVGPDDVVLLHGASGGVGHLAVQIAVARGARVLATASERNHDFLRGLGAEPVTYGDGLEDRVRALAPGGVTVAVDYVGGVLEQSLAVLADGGRLASIVDGGVTEHGGHHVWVRPDGAGLERLGALVDEGALRVEVQETFPLERAVDAMRLSAGGHVRGKVAVRVSEG, from the coding sequence ATGCGCGCGATCAGCTACGACACCTACGCCCCCGACGGCAGCCTCGACGGCCTCCACCTGTCCGACCTCCCCGAGCCCAAGGTGGCGCCGGGCACCGCGCTCGTGGCGGTCCGGTCGACCTCGGTCAACCCCGTCGACTGGAAGCTCGTCAGCGGCGCCCTCGACCCGGTGTTCGACACCGTCTTCCCCGTCGTGCCGGGCTGGGACGTCGCGGGCGTCGTCGTCCGCACCGGCATGGACACCCCCGAGTGGCAGGCCGGCGACGAGGTCGTGTCCTACGCCCGCAAGGACCTGCTGCACGGCGGGACCTTCGGCGAGCTCGTCGCCGTCCCGGCCACGAGCCTGGCCCGCAAGCCGCACGGCCTCTCGTGGGACGAGGCGGGGAGCCTGCCGCTGGCCGGCCTCACGGCGCTGCGCTCCCTCGACCTCACCGAGGTCGGGCCCGACGACGTCGTCCTCCTCCACGGCGCCTCCGGCGGCGTCGGGCACCTCGCGGTGCAGATCGCCGTGGCCCGCGGCGCCCGCGTCCTCGCGACGGCCAGCGAGCGCAACCACGACTTCCTCCGCGGCCTCGGCGCGGAGCCCGTCACGTACGGCGACGGGCTCGAGGACCGCGTGCGCGCCCTGGCGCCGGGCGGCGTCACGGTGGCGGTCGACTACGTCGGCGGCGTGCTGGAGCAGTCCCTCGCCGTCCTCGCCGACGGCGGCCGGCTCGCCTCGATCGTCGACGGCGGCGTCACCGAGCACGGCGGCCACCACGTCTGGGTCCGCCCGGACGGCGCCGGCCTCGAGCGGCTCGGCGCGCTCGTCGACGAGGGCGCGCTGCGCGTCGAGGTGCAGGAGACGTTCCCGCTGGAGCGCGCGGTCGACGCGATGCGCCTGTCCGCCGGCGGTCACGTGCGGGGCAAGGTCGCGGTCCGCGTCAGCGAGGGCTGA